A single genomic interval of Dysidea avara chromosome 8, odDysAvar1.4, whole genome shotgun sequence harbors:
- the LOC136263685 gene encoding TBC1 domain family member 31-like: protein MQVQERERIRQEEAKYLRQRQSALELERMTEQRRHEEEAWYRQQQLLVDAEQQRREMIAIEERKLLEQRKRLQAMKREMRVKELKMLDGARQRFMQHHQQVKEAELKRLDDEIKRKILLREEETKIALDDADIKAVELDAQKALLEQELLRKHEEAIQLMRANTVAHGQQEELERELLERALEEGGAGDKAGLLGAQSQLGKAQLRQANLQMQHEMEALQQLNDLQREMNNDNLLQKSQAISVKQKQIHSLAEGLKDEEHTVLKERGKQLLSTRMDQVADDNRRMGKISQLGQEHLTIDTTTSTDTTKSNAVTEASAEEPASTDLSVSSWVRRRETLDRQEAELLSRVRNLRHRVLQQSLQQSRDSSANHSTSLSTEPFNSVVTPTTDHNT from the exons ATGCAGGTACAAGAGAGGGAGAGAATCAGACAAGAAGAAGCTAAATATTTACGTCAAAG GCAGAGTGCTCTGGAACTAGAACGAATGACTGAACAGCGACGACATGAGGAAGAAGCATGGTACCGTCAACAACAGTTACTGGTGGATGCTGAACAACAGCGACGAGAAATGATTGCTATAGAGGAACGAAAACTCTTAGAGCAAAGAAAGAG ATTGCAGGCAATGAAGAGAGAGATGCGTGTTAAGGAACTCAAAATGCTAGATGGAGCAAGACAACGTTTTATGCAGCATCACCAACAGGTGAAAGAAGCAGAATTGAAAAGGCTTGATGATGAAATTAAGCGTAAG ATTTTACTTCGAGAAGAGGAGACAAAGATAGCATTGGATGATGCTGACATCAAGGCTGTGGAACTTGATGCCCAAAAAGCTCTGCTAGAACAA GAGCTACTCCGTAAACATGAAGAAGCCATACAGCTCATGCGTGCTAATACTGTAGCACATGGTCAACAGGAGGAGCTGGAGAGAGAGCTGCTGGAGAGAGCCTTGGAGGAGGGTGGGGCTGGAGACAAGGCAGGGCTACTGGGTGCGCAGTCACAACTTGGCAAGGCTCAATTAAGACAGGCCAACCTTCAGATGCAGCATGAAATGGAAGCACTGCAGCAGTTGAATGACCTCCAAAGAGAAATGAACAATGACAAT ttgctacagaaatcaCAAGCAATTTCAGTTAAGCAGAAACAGATACACAGTTTAGCAGAAGGCCTGAAGGATGAAGAG cacacagtTCTAAAGGAACGTGGTAAACAGCTACTGTCTACCAGGATGGACCAAGTGGCTGATGACAACAGAAGAATGGGAAAAATATCTCAACTAGGACAAGAACATCTCACCATTGACACAACTACTAGCACAG ACACTACTAAATCAAATGCTGTCACAGAGGCGTCTGCTGAAGAACCAGCTTCAACTGATTTGTCAG TGTCTAGTTGGGTGAGGAGAAGAGAGACTCTGGACAGACAAGAAGCAGAGTTACTGTCTCGTGTAAGAAACCTACGACACAGAGTATTACAACAGTCACTACAGCAGTCAAGAGACAGTAGTGCTAACCACAGCACCTCACTCAGTACTGAACCATTTAACAGTGTAGTAACACCCACCACAGATCATAATACATGA